A window of Cohnella herbarum contains these coding sequences:
- the groL gene encoding chaperonin GroEL (60 kDa chaperone family; promotes refolding of misfolded polypeptides especially under stressful conditions; forms two stacked rings of heptamers to form a barrel-shaped 14mer; ends can be capped by GroES; misfolded proteins enter the barrel where they are refolded when GroES binds): MAKEIKFSEDARRSMLRGVDALANVVKVTLGPKGRNVVLEKKFGSPLITNDGVTIAKEIELEDAFENMGAQLVKEVATKTNDIAGDGTTTATVLAQAMIREGLKNVTAGANPMVIRKGIDKAVRAAVEELQKISKPVEGRNDIAQVAAISAADDEVGQLIADAMDKVGKDGVITVEESKGFNTDLEVVEGMQFDRGYITPYMITDTDKMEANLDNPLILITDKKISNIQEILPVLEKVVQSGKQLLIIAEDIEGEALSTLVVNRLRGTFTCVGVKAPGFGDRRKAMLQDIAALTGGQVITEELGLELKSTTIQQLGTARQVRVNKENTIVVDGAGDKADIDARVNQIKAQIEDTTSDFDREKLQERLAKLAGGVAVIKVGAATETELKERKLRIEDALNATRAAVEEGIVSGGGTALVNVYAAVAAVSAEGDEKTGVNIILRALEEPIRTIAANAGQEGSVIVERLKKEAVGTGYNAASGEWVNMFEAGIIDPVKVTRSALQNAASVAAVFLTTEAVIADKPEPNKPAGGGMPDMGGMGGMM, from the coding sequence ATGGCTAAAGAAATTAAATTCAGCGAAGACGCTCGTCGCTCGATGCTTCGCGGTGTAGACGCATTGGCGAACGTAGTTAAAGTAACGCTTGGACCTAAAGGTCGTAACGTCGTTCTGGAGAAAAAATTCGGTTCTCCTCTGATCACGAACGATGGCGTAACGATTGCGAAAGAAATCGAGCTGGAAGACGCATTCGAGAACATGGGCGCGCAACTGGTTAAAGAAGTCGCAACCAAAACGAACGACATCGCCGGCGACGGTACGACAACGGCAACGGTTCTTGCTCAAGCGATGATTCGCGAAGGCTTGAAAAACGTAACGGCTGGCGCTAACCCTATGGTTATCCGTAAAGGTATCGATAAAGCGGTTAGAGCGGCAGTTGAAGAATTGCAAAAAATCTCTAAACCGGTTGAAGGTCGTAACGACATCGCTCAAGTAGCTGCAATCTCCGCTGCCGATGATGAAGTAGGTCAACTGATCGCCGATGCGATGGATAAAGTCGGCAAAGACGGAGTTATTACCGTTGAAGAATCCAAAGGCTTCAACACGGATCTTGAAGTCGTTGAAGGTATGCAATTCGATCGCGGCTACATCACTCCGTACATGATTACCGATACGGACAAAATGGAAGCTAATCTGGATAACCCGCTGATCCTGATCACGGACAAGAAAATCTCGAACATTCAAGAGATCTTGCCTGTTCTGGAGAAAGTCGTTCAATCCGGCAAGCAATTGCTGATCATCGCGGAAGACATCGAAGGCGAAGCATTGTCTACGCTCGTCGTTAACCGTCTGCGCGGTACGTTCACTTGCGTCGGCGTTAAAGCTCCTGGCTTCGGCGATCGTCGTAAAGCGATGCTGCAAGATATCGCCGCTCTTACCGGCGGTCAAGTGATCACGGAAGAACTCGGCTTAGAGCTGAAATCGACTACGATCCAACAATTGGGTACGGCACGTCAAGTGCGCGTAAACAAAGAAAACACGATCGTCGTAGACGGTGCTGGAGACAAAGCCGATATCGATGCTCGCGTAAACCAAATCAAAGCGCAAATCGAAGATACGACTTCCGATTTCGACCGCGAGAAATTGCAAGAGCGTCTGGCTAAACTGGCTGGCGGCGTTGCGGTAATCAAAGTCGGCGCAGCTACAGAAACAGAATTGAAAGAGCGCAAACTTCGTATCGAAGATGCTCTGAACGCGACTCGCGCGGCTGTTGAAGAAGGTATCGTTTCCGGTGGCGGTACTGCCCTCGTTAACGTATACGCTGCCGTTGCTGCTGTAAGCGCGGAAGGCGACGAGAAAACAGGCGTTAACATCATCCTTCGCGCTCTCGAAGAGCCGATTCGTACGATCGCTGCTAACGCTGGCCAAGAAGGCTCCGTTATCGTTGAGCGTCTGAAGAAGGAAGCAGTCGGCACAGGTTACAACGCTGCTTCCGGCGAATGGGTTAACATGTTCGAAGCGGGCATCATCGACCCTGTTAAAGTTACTCGTTCCGCGTTGCAGAACGCTGCATCCGTAGCGGCTGTCTTCTTGACAACCGAAGCGGTTATCGCCGACAAGCCGGAACCGAACAAACCGGCAGGCGGCGGAATGCCTGATATGGGCGGAATGGGCGGCATGATGTAA
- a CDS encoding PIN domain-containing protein, which produces MNIVDANLILRYLLQDVDQFLEQAREKIEDHYIFIPNEVIAEAVYVLEKIYKVERVHIFDSLRNLLSYGNTINA; this is translated from the coding sequence ATGAACATCGTTGATGCAAATTTAATTTTGCGGTACTTGCTTCAAGATGTTGATCAATTCTTAGAACAAGCCCGAGAAAAGATTGAAGACCACTATATTTTTATTCCGAATGAAGTTATTGCCGAAGCCGTTTATGTATTGGAAAAGATATATAAAGTGGAGCGAGTTCATATCTTTGATTCGTTACGGAACTTACTTTCCTACGGCAACACTATCAATGCATGA
- a CDS encoding glycerophosphodiester phosphodiesterase: MAIHHKPLIIAHRGAAGEAPENTLAAFRLGMEQGCDAIELDIHLSKDGEIIVCHDETIDRTSDGTGAIRELTVAEIKRADAGGWFSEKYAGERIPLLEEVFELVPSSIMINIEIKSSFEQRLETTLARLLRRTARLSSVVVSSFDFNCLAVLKQIEPEARIGLLYEDKATLADPTNQLTVPVYSLHPYFGKLDIEDAREAVRQGLRVYPWTVNGEEQIRLMIEYGVSGVITDYPGRMKKILGS; encoded by the coding sequence ATGGCAATCCATCATAAGCCTCTGATCATCGCGCACAGAGGCGCGGCGGGAGAAGCGCCGGAAAACACGCTCGCGGCGTTCCGGCTAGGTATGGAGCAAGGCTGCGACGCGATCGAATTGGATATTCACCTGTCCAAGGACGGGGAGATTATCGTCTGTCACGATGAGACGATCGACCGAACGAGCGACGGGACCGGTGCGATCCGGGAGCTGACCGTAGCGGAAATAAAGCGGGCGGATGCCGGCGGATGGTTTAGCGAGAAGTATGCGGGCGAGCGAATCCCCTTGCTAGAGGAAGTATTCGAACTTGTTCCTTCTAGCATTATGATCAATATAGAGATCAAGAGTTCGTTCGAGCAACGCTTAGAAACGACTTTAGCCCGATTGCTTCGGCGAACGGCAAGGCTTTCGAGCGTTGTCGTGTCGTCTTTCGATTTCAATTGCTTGGCGGTCTTAAAACAAATCGAACCGGAAGCGCGAATCGGTCTCCTATATGAGGATAAGGCAACGCTTGCCGATCCGACAAATCAGCTAACCGTTCCGGTGTATTCCCTCCATCCCTACTTCGGCAAGCTGGACATCGAAGACGCGCGCGAAGCGGTGCGTCAAGGGCTTCGGGTATATCCGTGGACGGTTAATGGAGAGGAACAAATTCGGCTGATGATCGAATACGGCGTCTCGGGCGTCATTACCGATTATCCGGGCAGAATGAAAAAAATATTGGGAAGTTAA
- a CDS encoding methyl-accepting chemotaxis protein — MMNNVSVRTKLLFLLLTPLVLFAATALYLLQLNSSNIDKLTDVLYETSNKATSLVLNADRDMYQASSAYQQLQSAHVTQEKKSKSIHDFNENVQQANERINEALTILANKRLSGLRHESSNKSIDAIMEEVDVRFNEWAQEANTYIKSNTFTVENETKLQLDFEVARGNINEFGEILETYAMGELKKITANKEQSDMLIYGTLIVEWILLLLFGAILIRKVSRTVSLVQSKTKQVSLGDLKYEPQPKYDKDELGQILMSVDGMIGKMRELIGSIADSAYQVETASEELALSARESSSAAGHVADNIQEVTSLVDTQSNVADETTKAIGEMSFGVQRIAESTNAISDHSYQTNLQADQGSELLQKMKMQMEQMLGTIMELNRSVDTLNDKSAEIGSITENITNFATQTGILSLNASIEAARAGEHGRGFAVVAQEIRKLATHSLESAQSINDLIADTRSEIEQASEYMKTTAFQFEEGNSIMDNVAIGFETIVESIKQVAEQIHDTSAITQQMSASSEEVSASMEQSSSSAREIAGKAQNVSAATEEQLALAENIASSSEQLQHIVKNLNASVRFFKL; from the coding sequence ATGATGAACAATGTTTCCGTTAGAACGAAGCTGCTTTTTTTACTCCTTACCCCGCTTGTTTTATTTGCTGCTACAGCGCTCTACCTTCTCCAACTTAACTCCTCGAACATCGATAAACTGACGGACGTGCTTTACGAGACTAGCAACAAGGCTACGAGTCTCGTTCTGAACGCGGACAGGGATATGTATCAAGCCTCCAGCGCTTACCAGCAATTGCAATCCGCACACGTAACGCAAGAGAAAAAGAGCAAATCTATCCATGATTTCAACGAAAACGTGCAGCAGGCAAACGAACGGATTAACGAGGCGTTAACCATACTCGCTAACAAGCGTTTGAGCGGCTTAAGACATGAATCGAGCAACAAATCGATCGACGCGATCATGGAAGAGGTCGATGTTCGTTTTAACGAATGGGCACAGGAAGCGAATACATATATTAAGTCGAATACCTTTACCGTAGAGAACGAAACGAAGCTGCAGCTAGACTTCGAAGTCGCGCGCGGGAACATCAACGAGTTCGGCGAAATTCTCGAAACTTATGCCATGGGCGAATTGAAAAAGATCACGGCAAACAAAGAGCAGTCCGATATGCTCATCTATGGCACGTTGATTGTTGAGTGGATTCTCTTGCTCTTATTCGGAGCGATACTCATTCGCAAAGTAAGCAGAACGGTTTCCTTGGTTCAGTCGAAAACGAAACAAGTCTCGTTGGGCGATCTCAAATACGAGCCTCAACCTAAGTACGATAAGGACGAGCTCGGGCAAATCTTAATGTCGGTAGACGGGATGATCGGCAAAATGCGCGAGTTGATCGGCAGCATTGCCGATAGCGCCTATCAAGTCGAGACGGCATCCGAGGAGCTGGCGCTAAGCGCACGGGAATCTTCTTCCGCAGCCGGCCATGTCGCGGATAATATTCAAGAGGTGACATCCCTCGTCGATACCCAATCGAATGTCGCGGATGAAACGACCAAAGCGATCGGCGAAATGTCTTTTGGCGTTCAGAGAATCGCCGAAAGCACGAACGCGATCTCCGATCATTCCTACCAAACGAATCTCCAAGCCGACCAAGGCAGCGAGCTGTTACAAAAGATGAAGATGCAGATGGAGCAAATGTTGGGAACGATCATGGAACTCAATCGCAGCGTAGACACCCTGAACGATAAATCGGCAGAAATCGGCTCAATTACGGAAAACATCACGAACTTCGCTACTCAGACGGGGATTTTGTCGCTAAATGCTTCTATTGAGGCCGCCAGAGCCGGAGAACATGGCCGGGGCTTCGCGGTTGTCGCCCAGGAAATCCGCAAGCTTGCGACTCACTCGCTAGAATCCGCCCAAAGCATCAACGATCTCATTGCCGATACGAGAAGCGAGATCGAACAGGCTTCGGAATATATGAAAACGACCGCTTTCCAGTTCGAAGAAGGAAACTCCATCATGGACAATGTGGCCATCGGCTTTGAAACGATCGTGGAATCCATCAAACAAGTCGCCGAACAAATCCACGATACGTCGGCGATCACGCAACAAATGTCGGCAAGCTCGGAAGAAGTATCGGCAAGCATGGAGCAATCCTCATCCTCCGCGCGAGAAATCGCCGGCAAGGCGCAGAACGTCTCGGCGGCTACGGAAGAACAGCTTGCCCTAGCCGAGAATATTGCTTCCTCATCCGAGCAATTGCAACATATCGTGAAGAACCTCAACGCTTCCGTCCGGTTTTTCAAACTATAG
- a CDS encoding PH domain-containing protein, with amino-acid sequence MVKVQHVELTSGPLMRKKELADVVIVTAATKHSIHGLEKDHAEAVQRRIAVWARVREDDV; translated from the coding sequence ATGGTTAAGGTTCAACATGTCGAACTGACCAGCGGACCGCTTATGCGCAAGAAGGAATTGGCGGATGTCGTTATCGTTACGGCAGCGACTAAGCATTCTATTCATGGGTTGGAAAAGGATCATGCCGAGGCTGTGCAGCGGAGAATAGCCGTATGGGCGAGAGTGAGGGAAGACGATGTCTGA
- a CDS encoding PH domain-containing protein encodes MSEPVVRRQHPLYFLVIIAEWLKPLLVPIVVFVVINRRGNPDEWPPIVFYGIVAAFVVQFVAGYLSWRRFTYVRDDRQLLVRSGVLFRQVKAIHRNRVHSIQIQQPFIQRMLGISQVVVETAGGGGKPEVVIRAVSLEEAEAIQALARRDLEEIPVVEEDQSSASESIARTASRPIAMLAADETAPTSIQSIHVSSKTLTLAALTTTNIQLTLAFIAGIASFADDILGKSVYESLADTAMKSLNGPFAIVIWSGVALLLAWVLSIGLYVWKYAGFKLERNGDRITVSHGLLEKRQLTFSVAKVQAVLFVEGLLRKPLGRGEVRLLVVQSDKETSVMLHPYLKADELEGLLASLMPDVKPIAPTIVPEGKAWLAFVRWKAIVTGVAAAGLIYGFGFALAWPALLLLPLVAWWGYAQFRSEAAGTDGSHFVLRHRRLAVTTAWMRRKHIQALTMHASVIQRRKGRRDVRAAVMGGLKGTVLTARMLPVEDTERIGKWFSRRS; translated from the coding sequence ATGTCTGAGCCTGTGGTCCGCCGTCAGCATCCCCTCTATTTCCTAGTGATTATCGCGGAATGGCTTAAACCCCTTCTTGTTCCGATTGTTGTATTCGTCGTTATTAATCGCAGGGGAAATCCGGACGAATGGCCGCCGATCGTCTTTTACGGCATTGTTGCCGCTTTTGTAGTGCAATTCGTTGCCGGATATCTTTCGTGGCGCAGGTTTACCTATGTCAGAGACGATCGGCAGTTGCTTGTCCGAAGCGGCGTATTGTTTCGACAGGTCAAGGCGATTCATCGCAATCGCGTGCACTCGATTCAAATTCAACAGCCGTTTATCCAAAGGATGTTAGGAATCTCGCAGGTTGTCGTCGAAACCGCGGGAGGCGGGGGAAAGCCGGAAGTCGTCATTCGAGCGGTATCGCTCGAGGAAGCCGAAGCTATTCAAGCGCTGGCGCGTAGAGACTTAGAGGAGATCCCGGTTGTCGAGGAAGATCAGTCTTCGGCTTCGGAATCGATTGCGCGGACGGCCTCTCGACCGATCGCTATGCTGGCGGCGGACGAAACCGCACCGACGAGCATACAGAGCATACACGTATCTTCGAAGACATTGACCTTAGCCGCGCTTACGACCACCAATATTCAGTTAACGTTGGCCTTTATAGCAGGAATTGCATCGTTCGCGGACGATATTCTAGGAAAATCGGTGTATGAATCCCTTGCCGATACCGCGATGAAGAGTTTGAACGGGCCATTCGCGATTGTGATTTGGTCGGGAGTCGCTTTATTGTTGGCTTGGGTATTGTCTATCGGGCTTTACGTATGGAAATACGCGGGCTTTAAACTTGAACGGAACGGGGATCGAATTACGGTCAGCCATGGCTTGTTAGAGAAACGGCAGCTCACGTTCTCCGTGGCTAAAGTTCAAGCGGTTCTATTCGTCGAAGGGCTATTGCGCAAGCCGTTGGGACGGGGGGAAGTCCGATTGCTGGTCGTGCAATCCGATAAGGAAACGTCGGTTATGCTCCATCCCTACTTAAAAGCCGACGAGCTAGAAGGTTTGTTGGCAAGCCTAATGCCGGATGTTAAGCCGATTGCTCCGACGATCGTTCCGGAAGGCAAAGCTTGGCTTGCTTTTGTCCGGTGGAAGGCGATCGTAACGGGAGTAGCCGCAGCCGGACTTATCTATGGATTCGGTTTCGCGTTGGCTTGGCCGGCGCTATTGCTGCTTCCTCTAGTCGCGTGGTGGGGATACGCGCAATTTCGCAGCGAGGCCGCGGGGACGGACGGAAGCCATTTCGTGCTGAGGCATCGCAGGCTTGCGGTTACGACCGCGTGGATGCGCAGAAAACATATCCAAGCGTTAACGATGCATGCATCGGTTATTCAGCGCCGCAAAGGCCGAAGAGACGTACGAGCGGCCGTGATGGGTGGGTTGAAAGGGACTGTTTTGACCGCGCGCATGCTTCCCGTTGAGGATACGGAGCGAATCGGAAAATGGTTCTCTAGACGATCGTAG
- a CDS encoding winged helix-turn-helix transcriptional regulator → MTTPSTESYTIPKVPEVIECSIEKTLDVIGGKWAFLVLRELFCGTRRFGELQRSIASVSPRALTSTLRHMEEKGVLTRTVFPTVPVTVEYTLTPKGEDLHQIVKEMKLWAARWS, encoded by the coding sequence ATGACAACACCATCCACGGAATCTTACACGATCCCTAAAGTACCCGAAGTCATAGAGTGCTCCATTGAGAAAACATTGGACGTCATCGGCGGAAAATGGGCTTTTCTCGTACTAAGGGAGTTGTTCTGCGGCACCCGGCGTTTCGGAGAGCTTCAACGCAGCATCGCTTCCGTCAGTCCTCGCGCGCTTACGAGCACGCTGCGGCACATGGAAGAGAAAGGCGTTCTGACTCGCACCGTATTCCCGACCGTTCCGGTAACCGTCGAGTATACGTTAACTCCCAAAGGAGAAGATCTGCACCAAATCGTCAAGGAAATGAAGCTTTGGGCGGCCAGATGGAGCTAA
- a CDS encoding beta-galactosidase, producing the protein MSTKSLGSDSFQLGVCYYPEHWSEQLWDDDFRRMKEMGFSIVRVAEFAWTIFEPEDGRFAFDLFDRALDTAHRHGLKIIMGTPTATPPAWLTHRYPEVLNARPDGVVYRHGQRRHYNYSSPVYRFYCERIVRRMARHYSEHPAVVGWQIDNELNCETNDFHSDADHIAFRQWTRKQYGTLDKLNVAWGTVFWSQTYTDWEQVFLTRPTPSNSPNPHQLLDEKRFISDNAISFARLQADIIREDAPNHWVTTNGLFGRLDNHEMTDELLNFFSYDSYPQFSSLEDPDHRESLRDRKWSLSLSESRSVSPQFCVMEQQSGPGGWVNQMEMPAPRPGQARLWTYQSIAHGADMLLYFRWRTATMGTEIYWHGINDYHNRPNRRVREIAQVGEELGRIGSLITGKSFQASIALLEDYDNVWDSEFDVWVRPLRWKSRDSWHKALQERHIPVDVVYMRESTTLEDLQRYEALVYAHATILTTERAALLDAYVKGGGTLIMGARTGYKDQRGQCRMIPFPGLAADWCGITVEDFTLCNANYPAAGAQWNDSGLSPLSTAIFNEVLSVESETAEIMATYTSEYYSGQAALSRNRYGQGTAWYLGSAFTEEAVHGILDRIGIASPAEGWVELPKQVELAIRGDIAFLLNYSQEPVQLNFLQPVTDLLSGNRLSELSELSPYGVLVIQR; encoded by the coding sequence ATGTCCACTAAATCGTTAGGCTCGGATTCCTTTCAGCTAGGCGTGTGTTACTATCCGGAGCATTGGTCGGAACAGTTATGGGATGATGATTTTCGCCGCATGAAGGAGATGGGCTTCAGTATCGTCCGCGTCGCCGAATTCGCTTGGACGATCTTCGAACCAGAGGACGGCCGTTTCGCGTTCGATCTGTTCGATCGCGCGCTGGATACGGCCCATCGCCACGGATTAAAAATCATAATGGGGACGCCTACGGCAACTCCTCCCGCCTGGCTCACTCACCGCTATCCCGAAGTATTGAACGCGCGCCCTGACGGCGTCGTCTATCGGCACGGGCAACGGCGCCACTACAACTATAGCAGTCCGGTATATCGCTTCTACTGCGAGAGAATCGTGCGGCGGATGGCTCGGCACTATTCCGAACATCCCGCGGTCGTAGGGTGGCAGATCGACAACGAGTTAAACTGCGAGACGAACGATTTCCACTCCGATGCCGACCATATCGCGTTCCGTCAGTGGACTCGGAAGCAATACGGCACGTTAGATAAGCTTAACGTAGCCTGGGGAACCGTATTTTGGAGCCAAACTTATACGGACTGGGAGCAAGTATTCCTCACGAGACCGACGCCGTCGAATTCGCCGAACCCTCATCAACTGCTGGACGAGAAAAGATTCATATCCGATAACGCGATTTCGTTCGCGCGCTTGCAAGCGGATATTATTCGCGAAGACGCGCCTAACCATTGGGTGACGACGAACGGTTTATTCGGACGTCTGGACAATCACGAGATGACCGATGAACTGCTGAATTTCTTCTCCTATGACTCTTATCCGCAGTTCAGTTCCCTGGAGGACCCGGATCATCGGGAGTCCTTGCGAGATCGCAAATGGAGTTTGTCGCTAAGCGAGTCCCGCTCCGTCTCCCCGCAATTTTGCGTAATGGAACAACAATCCGGTCCCGGAGGTTGGGTTAACCAGATGGAAATGCCAGCTCCGAGACCTGGCCAAGCCCGGCTGTGGACTTACCAATCGATTGCGCACGGAGCCGATATGCTGCTTTACTTCCGCTGGAGAACGGCCACGATGGGAACGGAAATCTACTGGCACGGAATCAACGACTATCATAACCGTCCCAATCGCAGGGTTCGGGAAATCGCGCAGGTCGGGGAAGAGCTTGGCAGAATCGGCAGCTTGATTACCGGCAAAAGCTTTCAAGCTTCCATCGCGTTGTTGGAAGATTACGATAACGTCTGGGATTCCGAGTTCGACGTTTGGGTTAGGCCGCTCCGCTGGAAGAGCCGCGACAGCTGGCATAAGGCTTTGCAAGAACGGCATATTCCCGTCGACGTCGTCTACATGCGCGAATCTACTACGCTGGAGGATCTGCAGCGTTACGAGGCACTCGTATACGCCCATGCAACGATCCTGACGACCGAGAGAGCCGCGTTGCTGGACGCCTATGTGAAAGGCGGCGGCACGCTGATTATGGGTGCCAGAACCGGTTATAAGGATCAACGGGGCCAATGCCGCATGATTCCGTTCCCCGGTCTAGCCGCCGATTGGTGCGGCATAACGGTCGAGGACTTTACCTTGTGCAATGCCAACTACCCGGCGGCCGGAGCGCAATGGAACGATAGCGGGCTTTCTCCGCTCTCAACTGCCATATTTAACGAAGTATTAAGCGTAGAGTCGGAAACCGCCGAGATTATGGCCACGTATACGTCCGAGTATTATTCCGGTCAAGCGGCTTTATCCCGTAACCGGTACGGCCAAGGAACGGCTTGGTATCTCGGCTCCGCCTTCACCGAGGAAGCCGTCCACGGTATCCTCGATCGGATCGGCATCGCTTCGCCTGCCGAAGGCTGGGTCGAGCTCCCTAAGCAAGTGGAGCTCGCTATTCGCGGCGACATCGCGTTCTTGCTGAATTATAGCCAAGAGCCGGTCCAGTTGAACTTCTTGCAGCCGGTGACCGATCTGCTCTCGGGAAATCGATTATCCGAACTATCGGAACTTTCTCCCTACGGCGTGCTTGTCATCCAACGTTAG
- a CDS encoding helix-turn-helix transcriptional regulator, whose protein sequence is MKTHHYLPKPGFGRYVAFPESCGRYFHESDHGERRTKGLFGYYNIHLLFDGKGTVVHNGQLTELQSGNGFLYAPGEQQDYFTSRSEPWDIYWIHFYGTGADALLEGRGRGAPWLFTFGRQERIRALLDNLLHLSSSYESGNEATVSAILYEILTELLGSSEGLSAAPGLDYQERIRKTADLMSASCEEHWDLDRMAGHAGYSPTYFCRLFQRVMGRSAASFLQETRIARAKKLLVIGRLTVKQVAEQAGFNQSSYFIRRFREYEGMTPEQYRLLYSRSTSISKSDTPLS, encoded by the coding sequence ATGAAAACTCATCATTATTTGCCGAAGCCCGGTTTTGGGAGATATGTCGCGTTCCCGGAATCGTGCGGCCGGTATTTTCATGAATCCGATCACGGGGAACGACGGACGAAAGGTTTGTTCGGTTATTACAACATTCATCTCTTATTCGATGGCAAAGGAACGGTCGTTCATAACGGACAATTAACGGAGCTTCAATCAGGCAACGGGTTCCTATACGCGCCCGGGGAGCAGCAGGATTATTTCACAAGCCGATCGGAACCTTGGGACATCTATTGGATCCATTTCTACGGTACGGGAGCGGATGCTTTACTGGAGGGGAGAGGAAGAGGGGCCCCATGGTTGTTTACCTTCGGCCGGCAGGAGCGGATACGCGCGTTGTTGGACAATCTATTGCACCTGTCCTCCTCTTACGAAAGCGGCAACGAGGCAACGGTATCCGCGATCTTGTACGAGATCCTGACGGAGCTTCTAGGGAGCTCGGAAGGGTTATCCGCCGCGCCGGGATTGGACTATCAAGAGAGAATCCGCAAGACGGCGGACCTGATGTCCGCGAGCTGCGAGGAGCATTGGGATTTGGATCGCATGGCGGGACACGCGGGATATAGCCCGACTTATTTCTGTCGTCTCTTTCAACGGGTCATGGGCAGATCCGCGGCATCCTTCCTGCAAGAAACGAGAATCGCCAGAGCGAAGAAGCTGCTCGTGATCGGCAGATTAACGGTGAAGCAAGTGGCCGAGCAAGCGGGATTTAATCAAAGCAGCTATTTTATCCGTCGGTTCCGGGAATACGAAGGCATGACTCCAGAGCAATACCGCCTTCTCTATTCGAGGTCGACTTCGATCTCGAAAAGCGATACACCGTTATCCTAG